One Solea senegalensis isolate Sse05_10M linkage group LG21, IFAPA_SoseM_1, whole genome shotgun sequence DNA segment encodes these proteins:
- the rbm18 gene encoding probable RNA-binding protein 18 isoform X1 yields MSSAAESVENASIISESASHDGNRLWIGNIDPKITEYHLVKLLEKFGKVKQFDFLFHKSGPLEGQPRGYCFVNFTTREEAERAIQCLNGKLALSKKLVVRWAHAQVRRFEGFRNDKTMPPSLEPSCSGAAEDGPISANHLSTSAKIRAIEAKLQMMEENPEDDYSGPSAYVYNKPPEKKRWEPYSKSHHNNQSRPFRKFRR; encoded by the exons ATGTCGTCTGCAGCAGAGTCGGTAGAAAATGCCTCCATCATTTCAGAGAGTGCGTCCCACGATGGAAATCGCTTGTGGATAGGCAACATTGATCCCAAAATCACAGA GTATCACCTGGTGAAGCTGTTGGAGAAATTTGGCAAGGTGAAACAGTTCGACTTCCTCTTCCACAAATCTGGGCCTTTAGAGGGACAACCGCGAGGGTACTGCTTTGTCAACTTCACCACCAGAGAG GAGGCAGAAAGAGCGATCCAGTGTTTAAATGGGAAGCTGGCCTTGTCTAAGAAGCTGGTCGTGCGCTGGGCACACGCACAGGTGAGG AGGTTTGAGGGTTTTCGTAACGACAAGACAATGCCTCCTAGCCTCGAACCGTCATGTAGCGGCGCAGCAGAGGACGGACCCATATCAGCCAATCACCTCAg CACAAGTGCTAAAATCCGCGCCATCGAGGCCAAGCTCCAGATGATGGAGGAGAACCCAGAAGATGACTACTCGGGCCCCTCGGCCTACGTTTACAACAAACCGCCGGAGAAGAAACGCTGGGAGCCCTATTCTAAATCACACCACAACAACCAGAGCAGGCCCTTCCGCAAGTTTAGAAGATAA
- the rbm18 gene encoding probable RNA-binding protein 18 isoform X2, whose amino-acid sequence MSSAAESVENASIISESASHDGNRLWIGNIDPKITEYHLVKLLEKFGKVKQFDFLFHKSGPLEGQPRGYCFVNFTTREEAERAIQCLNGKLALSKKLVVRWAHAQRFEGFRNDKTMPPSLEPSCSGAAEDGPISANHLSTSAKIRAIEAKLQMMEENPEDDYSGPSAYVYNKPPEKKRWEPYSKSHHNNQSRPFRKFRR is encoded by the exons ATGTCGTCTGCAGCAGAGTCGGTAGAAAATGCCTCCATCATTTCAGAGAGTGCGTCCCACGATGGAAATCGCTTGTGGATAGGCAACATTGATCCCAAAATCACAGA GTATCACCTGGTGAAGCTGTTGGAGAAATTTGGCAAGGTGAAACAGTTCGACTTCCTCTTCCACAAATCTGGGCCTTTAGAGGGACAACCGCGAGGGTACTGCTTTGTCAACTTCACCACCAGAGAG GAGGCAGAAAGAGCGATCCAGTGTTTAAATGGGAAGCTGGCCTTGTCTAAGAAGCTGGTCGTGCGCTGGGCACACGCACAG AGGTTTGAGGGTTTTCGTAACGACAAGACAATGCCTCCTAGCCTCGAACCGTCATGTAGCGGCGCAGCAGAGGACGGACCCATATCAGCCAATCACCTCAg CACAAGTGCTAAAATCCGCGCCATCGAGGCCAAGCTCCAGATGATGGAGGAGAACCCAGAAGATGACTACTCGGGCCCCTCGGCCTACGTTTACAACAAACCGCCGGAGAAGAAACGCTGGGAGCCCTATTCTAAATCACACCACAACAACCAGAGCAGGCCCTTCCGCAAGTTTAGAAGATAA
- the mrrf gene encoding ribosome-recycling factor, mitochondrial, whose amino-acid sequence MLCFYKKLRRLFKDVEREMMALNHLSLLRPLLCQSMVRQVRFPLMVTSRVSAAPLCPSTTCFPAACTRLYATKKTKAKAKGQSAQVNINSALVENIISLDEVNQDMKAVISALKDDFTRSLSIRGSPGALDHIVVTTEDGKFPLNQLGQVSMKSPQLIMVNMSSFPEAIAAATRALRESSMNLNPEVDGTIIKVPVPKVTREHRENLAKMAKQISNKAKDSLRRVRSHAVTQVKKAKEEHSEDTIRLIEKQIQQMADNITADIDKLLAAKTKELLG is encoded by the exons ATGCTATGTTTCTATAAGAAGCTAAGACGCCTCTTTAAAGACGTAGAACGTGAAA TGATGGCGTTGAATCACCTTAGTCTGCTGCGACCTCTGCTGTGTCAGTCCATGGTGCGACAGGTCAGGTTTCCCCTCATGGTCACATCCAGGGTTAGTGCAGCGCCGCTCTGTCCCAGCACCACCTGTTTCCCCGCTGCATGCACCAGGCTTTACGCCACCAAGAAGACAAAAG CAAAGGCAAAGGGCCAGTCTGCACAGGTGAATATTAATTCAGCTCTGGTGGAAAACATCATCAGTCTGGATGAAGTGAATCAGGACATGAAGGCTGTTATCAGTGCACTCAAAGATGACTTCACACGCAGCCTCAGCATCCGAGGTTCTCCAG GCGCACTGGATCACATCGTGGTGACGACTGAAGATGGAAAGTTCCCTCTCAACCAGCTGGGTCAGGTCTCCATGAAGTCACCTCAACTCATTATGGTCAACATGAGCAGTTTCCCCGAG GCTATAGCTGCTGCCACCCGTGCCCTCAGAGAGAGTAGCATGAACCTAAACCCCGAAGTGGACGGGACGATCATCAAGGTGCCTGTTCCAAA AGTAACACGAGAGCACAGAGAGAACCTCGCCAAGATGGCCAAACAGATCAGCAACAAGGCCAAAGACTCGCTGAGGAGAGTTCGATCTCATGCCGTCACACAGGTCAAAAAGGCAAAGGAAGAACACTCCGAAGACACCATACGACTGATAGAGaaacag ATTCAGCAGATGGCGGACAACATCACGGCGGACATTGACAAACTGTTAGCAGCCAAGACTAAGGAGCTGTTGGGCTGA